In one Oreochromis aureus strain Israel breed Guangdong linkage group 2, ZZ_aureus, whole genome shotgun sequence genomic region, the following are encoded:
- the ergic1 gene encoding endoplasmic reticulum-Golgi intermediate compartment protein 1: MTFDVRRFDIYRKVPKDLTQPTYTGAFISILCCVFILFLFLSELTGFIATEIVNELYVDDPDKDSGGKIEVSLNISLPNLHCDLVGLDIQDEMGRHEVGHIENSMKIPLNQGDGCRFEGEFTINKVPGNFHVSTHSATAQPQNPDMTHTIHKLAFGEKLQVQKVQGAFNALGGADKMSSNPLASHDYILKIVPTVYEDLSGRQRFSYQYTVANKEYVAYSHTGRIIPAIWFRYDLSPITVKYTERRQPLYRFITTICAIIGGAFTVAGIIDSCIFTASEAWKKIQIGKMS, encoded by the exons ATGACTTTCGATGTTAGGAG ATTTGATATCTACAGGAAAGTGCCAAAAGATCTCACCCAGCCAACATACACAGGAGCTTTCA TTTCCATCCTGTGCTGTGTCTTCAtactcttcctcttcctgtctgAGCTGACGGGATTCATAGCCACTGAAAT TGTAAATGAACTGTATGTGGATGATCCCGATAAAGACAGTGGTGGGAAGATAGAAGTGAGTTTAAACATCAGTTTGCCAAACTTACACTGTGATT TGGTGGGTTTGGACATCCAAGATGAGATGGGACGCCATGAGGTCGGTCACATAGAGAACTCCATGAAGATTCCCCTCAACCAGGGTGATGGTTGTCGCTTTGAGGGAGAGTTCACCATCAACAAA GTACCGGGAAACTTCCACGTGTCGACACATAGTGCCACAGCACAGCCTCAAAACCCTGACATGACCCACACCATCCACAAGCTTGCCTTTGGAGAAAAGCTCCAG GTACAGAAAGTCCAAGGAGCCTTTAATGCTTTAGGAGGGGCAGACAAGATGTCATCTAACC CTCTTGCTTCACATGACTACATATTGAAGATTGTACCAACAGTGTATGAAGACCTCTCAGGCAGACAGAGGTTCTCCTATCAGTACACAGTAGCCAATAAG GAATATGTTGCTTACAGCCACACGGGAAGAATTATCCCAGCGATCTGGTTCAGGTACGATCTCAGTCCGATCACAGTGAAGTACACGGAGAGGAGACAGCCCCTCTACCGCTTCATCACAACA attTGTGCCATCATCGGAGGGGCGTTCACAGTCGCGGGGATCATCGACTCCTGTATTTTCACTGCTTCTGAGGCCTGGAAGAAGATACAGATTGGCAAAATGTCATGA
- the dusp1 gene encoding dual specificity protein phosphatase 1, whose protein sequence is MFLDLTFLPRRTTMVIMEVPTIDCASLRGLLEGEVLGCLVLDCRSFLSFNSSHISGSTNVRFSTIVRRRARGGLGLEHIVPNEDIRNRLLSGEYQSVVLLDDRSLDLSQVKKDGTMMLAATALCRHACGASVFILKGGFETFSTEYPEMCTKPSPPQGLSLPLSSNHPDSAGTNSSPCNTPLYDQGGPVEILPFLYLGSAYHASRKDMLDMLGITALINVSANCPNHFEGSFLYKSIPVEDNHKADISSFFNEAIEFIDSVRNKGGRVFVHCQAGISRSATICLAYLMRTNRVKLDEAFEFVKQRRSIISPNFSFMGQLLQFESQVLASSTCSSEAGSPAIGGSSTVFNFPVSIPVHTSAGQLSFLHSPITTSPSC, encoded by the exons ATGTTTTTGGATTTAACATTTCTCCCCCGCCGTACTACTATGGTCATAATGGAGGTTCCCACTATCGACTGCGCGTCCCTCCGTGGTTTGTTGGAGGGTGAAGTCCTGGGCTGCCTAGTGCTGGACTGTCGCTCTTTTCTATCCTTCAACTCCTCTCACATTTCGGGCTCCACCAACGTGCGCTTCAGCACCATAGTGCGCAGGAGGGCCAGGGGCGGTCTGGGACTTGAACACATCGTCCCCAACGAGGATATCAGGAACCGGCTCCTGTCCGGGGAGTACCAGTCCGTAGTACTGCTCGACGATCGCAGTTTGGACTTAAGCCAAGTGAAGAAGGACGGCACAATGATGCTTGCTGCTACAGCCCTGTGTCGTCACGCCTGCGGTGCCAgtgtttttattctgaaag GGGGATTTGAAACATTTTCTACAGAGTATCCAGAAATGTGTACCAAACCCTCCCCTCCACAGGGACTTAGTTTGCCTCTAAGCTCCAACCATCCTGACAGTGCTGGCACCAACAGTAGCCCTTGCAATACACCGCTATATGACCag GGCGGTCCAGTGGAGATCTTGCCTTTCCTTTACCTTGGTAGTGCTTACCATGCCTCTAGAAAAGACATGCTGGACATGCTTGGCATCACCGCTCTAATCAATGTGTCTGCCAACTGCCCCAACCACTTTGAGGGCTCCTTCCTCTACAAGAGCATCCCTGTCGAGGACAACCACAAAGCTGATATCAGCTCCTTTTTCAATGAGGCGATCGAGTTTATCG ACTCTGTGAGAAACAAAGGAGGCCGCGTGTTTGTTCACTGTCAAGCCGGCATCTCCCGCTCTGCCACCATTTGCCTCGCCTACCTCATGCGGACCAACCGCGTGAAGCTGGACGAGGCCTTTGAGTTTGTCAAGCAGCGCCGCAGCATCATCTCCCCAAACTTCAGCTTCATGGGTCAGCTCCTGCAGTTCGAGTCCCAGGTCCTGGCCTCGTCGACGTGCTCGTCAGAGGCTGGCAGTCCAGCTATCGGCGGCAGCAGCACAGTATTCAACTTCCCCGTCTCCATCCCCGTGCACACCTCTGCCGGTCAGCTCTCATTCCTCCACAGTCCCATCACCACTTCTCCCAGCTGCTAA